The Candidatus Atribacteria bacterium sequence AGTAACTTCTATTTCACTTTTTGCTTTGGGAAACATTAAGGTTTCTTCCAAAGTTAGTTTACTCATTAAAGCAGAGGTATTAGAAAAAAATGCATAACATTTTAAAAGTTTTTCTTCTAATTCCTCCCTAAGAGTATTACTCTCTTTTGCTAAGCGAACAAATACCTGGATCAATGCATCTCTTTTATCTTTTAATAGTTTATATCCACGTTTTGCGACAAAGAGTCTCTTTTTTAACCTTAGCAATTCCATTCTATTTGGATTAACTTTTAATAACATTGATACCTTCATCCTCTACGGGCATGTCCGTAGGTAAATATTTTTCTATAAATTCATCTTTTATTCTTTTTAATTCTTCTTTTGGTATAATGGTTAACAATTTCCATCCTAAATTTAAATTATCTTCAATGCTTCTATTTTCATCCTCGCCCTGCTTAACAAAATACTTCTCGAAATTATCAGAGAGTTTTACGTATTTCTTATCAATTTCTGTTAGCGCAGCTTCTCCCAAAATTACAGATAGCTCCTTTGCTTCTTTTCCTCTTGCGTAGGAAGCAAAAAGTTGGTTCATAACATTTGGGTGATCTTCGCGCGTTTTATTTAATCCAATCCCTTTATCTTTTAAACGAGACAAAGAAGGTAATACGTTAATTGGAGGATAAATTCCTTTAAGATGTAATTCTCTGGATAATATTATTTGTCCTTCTGTAATATAACCTGTTAAGTCCGGTATAGGGTGAGTTTTATCATCTTCAGGCATAGTTAAAATAGGAATCAAAGTTATTGATCCTTTTTTTCCTTTTATTCGCCCGGCTCTCTCATAGAGATTAGCTAAATCTGTGTATAGATAACCGGGATAACCGCGTCTACCAGGCACTTCTTTTCTGGCAGCTGAAACCTCTCTCAAGGCTTCACAGTAATTTGTCATATCAGTAAGGATAACTAGCACATGCATATCTTTTTCAAATGCCAGATATTCTGCACAAGTTAAAGCCATTCGAGGAGTTATTATTCTTTCTACCGCCGGGTTGTTGGCTAAATTAACAAACATAACACTCTTCTCTATTGCTCCGGTTCTTCGAAAATCACTGATGAAAAAATTAGCCTCCTCAAAGGTAATACCCATAGCGGCAAATACCACAGCAAATTTCTCCTCTTTTCCCAAAACTTTGGCTTGGCGCGCGATTTGAGAAGCAAGTTTGGCATGAGGTAATCCTGAACCAGAAAAAATAGGTAGTTTTTGTCCTCTAACCAAGGTATTCAATACATCGATAGAGGAAATACCGGTTTGGATAAAATTATTTGGATAATCCCGGGCGTAAGGATTAATAGGATTACCGTTAATATCTAATTTTTTTTCTGCTATGATTTGAGGACCATCATCTATTGGTCTTCCCGAACCATCAAATATTCTTCCTAAAACATCCAGGGAAATAGGTATTTCCATTACCTTACCTAAAAAACGTATCTTGGTATTTGAAACATCAATCCCGGTAGTTCCTTCAAATATCTGGACAATCGCCTTATCTTCGGTGATTTCCAGTACCTGCCCTCTTCTTATCTCTCCAGAAGAGAGTTCTATCTCAACTAATTCCTGGTATTTTACATCAATTGTTTTTTCTACTACAATTAAGGGCCCGGCTACATCTGATATAGTTAAATATTCTTTAATCATCTTTACTCTTTTATCTCCTTCCCTTTATTTGACTGTTGCACTAACTTGAGATATTATTTCTTTTTCAATTTCGCTAAATACTTTTAAATTTTTTTCTTCTATATATTTTGCCCTAATTATTTTTGCTTTTACCGGTAATGCATTTAATTTTTCCATAGTTACTCCATTTTCAATTACCTTTTCAGCATTTTCATGAAATAGCATAATTAACTTCAAAAGAAGATATTGTTTTTTTGTAGAACTATATGAATCAGTAAGGTCAAAGGCATTTTGAAGTAAAAAATCCTCACGGATGGACTTTGCCGTTTCTAATGTTAACTTTTCATTAGCTGACAAGGCATCAACACCTACTAATCTTACAATTTCTTCTAATTCTGCTTCTTCCTGGAGTAAGGTCATAGATTTATTCCGTAATTCCATATACTCTT is a genomic window containing:
- a CDS encoding V-type ATP synthase subunit D, producing MLLKVNPNRMELLRLKKRLFVAKRGYKLLKDKRDALIQVFVRLAKESNTLREELEEKLLKCYAFFSNTSALMSKLTLEETLMFPKAKSEIEVT
- a CDS encoding V-type ATP synthase subunit B, with the protein product MIKEYLTISDVAGPLIVVEKTIDVKYQELVEIELSSGEIRRGQVLEITEDKAIVQIFEGTTGIDVSNTKIRFLGKVMEIPISLDVLGRIFDGSGRPIDDGPQIIAEKKLDINGNPINPYARDYPNNFIQTGISSIDVLNTLVRGQKLPIFSGSGLPHAKLASQIARQAKVLGKEEKFAVVFAAMGITFEEANFFISDFRRTGAIEKSVMFVNLANNPAVERIITPRMALTCAEYLAFEKDMHVLVILTDMTNYCEALREVSAARKEVPGRRGYPGYLYTDLANLYERAGRIKGKKGSITLIPILTMPEDDKTHPIPDLTGYITEGQIILSRELHLKGIYPPINVLPSLSRLKDKGIGLNKTREDHPNVMNQLFASYARGKEAKELSVILGEAALTEIDKKYVKLSDNFEKYFVKQGEDENRSIEDNLNLGWKLLTIIPKEELKRIKDEFIEKYLPTDMPVEDEGINVIKS